One window from the genome of Vidua chalybeata isolate OUT-0048 chromosome 3, bVidCha1 merged haplotype, whole genome shotgun sequence encodes:
- the CLDN20 gene encoding claudin-20, with protein sequence MASASLQFFAFILALFGVFGDIAATLLPNWKVNADVGSNIITAITQMQGLWMDCTWYSTGMFSCTLKYSILSLPVYIQVARTTMVLSCILSAFGICITTVGMKCTRLGGDTDSKNNACFAGGICFILAGIFGLVPTCWYTREIISNFLDQTIPESSKHEPGGAVYTGFISAGFLLITGVIFCSSCFKKQQGAWIYPPKQHHFPSTEQESNAGYSLKDYV encoded by the coding sequence ATGGCATCAGCAAGCCTGcagttctttgcttttattctggCTTTGTTTGGCGTTTTTGGAGATATCGCAGCCACCTTGCTACCAAACTGGAAGGTAAATGCAGACGTTGGCTCAAATATCATAACAGCTATAACACAGATGCAAGGACTTTGGATGGACTGCACATGGTACAGCACTGGGATGTTCAGCTGTACCCTGAAATACTCCATTCTCTCTCTCCCCGTCTACATCCAAGTTGCACGGACCACTATGGTACTGTCGTGTATCCTATCAGCCTTTGGGATCTGCATCACTACAGTCGGAATGAAATGCAcaaggctgggaggggacactgaCAGCAAAAATAATGCTTGTTTTGCTGGAGGAATCTGCTTCATTCTTGCAGGAATCTTTGGATTAGTACCAACGTGCTGGTACAcgagagaaattatttcaaatttcctGGACCAGACCATTCCAGAGAGTAGTAAACATGAACCGGGAGGAGCAGTTTATACTGGATTCATCTCAGCAGGGTTTCTGCTTATCACAGGTGTGATCTTCTGCTCTtcctgttttaaaaagcagcaaggaGCGTGGATTTACCCTCCGAAGCAGCATCATTTCCCAtccacagagcaggagagcaaTGCAGGTTACAGCCTGAAGGACTATGTATAA